A portion of the Callithrix jacchus isolate 240 chromosome 21, calJac240_pri, whole genome shotgun sequence genome contains these proteins:
- the KRTAP26-1 gene encoding keratin-associated protein 26-1, whose amino-acid sequence MSCQNYCSGNSSSGSLRTSCHIPLTSIALCPTNVSCGDVLCLPTSCQDHTWLTDNCQETCGEPASCQPAHCETGNLETSRCSSTAYYVPRSCQGTSFLPASFISSSCLPVSYRPQSYVSSSCRPLRPLINSYQPTGSCVPGGYRPQSSFANSCQPPNLLTSGCRPSGCLAYGPQTLHVVSSSLRPLGPLFSGCQPLSHVVSTCHPSCSAL is encoded by the coding sequence ATGTCTTGCCAAAACTACTGCTCTGGAAACTCCAGCTCAGGATCTCTCAGAACCTCCTGCCATATTCCTCTTACCTCCATCGCCCTCTGCCCTACCAATGTGAGTTGTGGAGATGTCCTCTGCTTACCCACTAGCTGTCAAGACCATACCTGGCTCACAGACAACTGCCAAGAGACCTGCGGTGAACCAGCCAGCTGCCAGCCAGCCCACTGTGAGACCGGCAACCTTGAAACCTCTCGCTGTTCTTCCACTGCTTACTACGTGCCCAGATCCTGCCAAGGAACCAgttttcttcctgcttctttCATCTCCAGCTCCTGCCTTCCAGTATCCTATAGACCGCAGAGCTACGTGTCCAGCAGCTGTCGTCCACTGAGGCCACTGATCAATAGTTACCAGCCCACAGGAAGCTGTGTGCCTGGTGGCTATCGTCCCCAGTCCTCTTTTGCCAATAGCTGCCAGCCCCCAAACCTCCTCACTTCTGGATGCCGACCCTCCGGTTGCTTGGCCTATGGTCCTCAAACCCTTCATGTTGTGTCCAGCAGCCTCAGacctctggggcctctgttcAGTGGTTGCCAACCTCTGAGCCATGTGGTCAGCACTTGTCATCCATCTTGCTCTGCACTGTGA